The following proteins come from a genomic window of Acetivibrio cellulolyticus CD2:
- a CDS encoding 4Fe-4S binding protein yields the protein MSKKELKDVAIDVNWKDITPGGAISYAGNAHLYKTGDWRSMKPVWLQEKCKQCLLCYPVCPDTSILVNEEGKRIDFDYDHCKGCGVCVKVCPFNAIDFVEEGK from the coding sequence ATGAGTAAAAAGGAATTAAAAGATGTTGCAATTGATGTAAATTGGAAAGACATCACACCAGGAGGTGCTATATCTTACGCAGGAAATGCACATCTTTATAAAACCGGGGATTGGCGTTCAATGAAACCTGTTTGGCTTCAGGAGAAATGCAAGCAGTGTTTGCTTTGCTACCCTGTTTGTCCGGATACATCGATATTGGTTAATGAAGAAGGAAAAAGAATAGATTTTGATTATGATCACTGCAAAGGATGCGGCGTATGTGTGAAGGTTTGCCCTTTCAATGCCATTGACTTTGTAGAGGAAGGGAAATAG
- a CDS encoding thiamine pyrophosphate-dependent enzyme — translation MAYNLKEAAKKPERFTGGHRMCAGCGAPVVTRQILRALKPEDHAVIGSATGCLEVSTFIYPYTAWKDSFVHNAFENSAVTVAGAEAAYVAMKRKGKITGDTKFIAFGGDGGTYDIGIQSLSGAMERGHDMVYVCYDNGAYMNTGIQRSSATPKYADTTTSPAGKKIPGKQQWRKDLTEIMVNHHIPYVAQTAAIGNMKDLYEKAEKAIYTKGAAFMNVLAPCPRGWQYNTPDLMEINKLAVETCFWPLYEVIDGKYIISYKPKTKLPVKDFLKAQGRFKHLFRAGNEHMLEEIQAEVDKRWADLLKLAGEEA, via the coding sequence ATGGCTTACAATTTAAAGGAAGCTGCAAAGAAACCAGAAAGATTTACTGGTGGTCATAGAATGTGCGCAGGTTGTGGAGCCCCTGTAGTCACAAGACAAATATTAAGGGCTCTGAAACCTGAAGATCACGCTGTTATAGGAAGTGCAACCGGATGTTTGGAAGTTAGTACATTTATTTATCCTTATACTGCATGGAAAGATTCATTTGTACACAATGCGTTTGAAAATTCGGCTGTTACAGTAGCTGGTGCAGAAGCTGCTTATGTGGCAATGAAGAGAAAAGGTAAGATAACTGGGGATACAAAGTTTATTGCATTTGGTGGTGATGGTGGAACATATGATATCGGTATACAATCACTTTCCGGTGCAATGGAAAGAGGTCATGATATGGTTTATGTCTGCTACGATAATGGAGCATACATGAATACTGGAATCCAAAGATCCTCAGCTACACCAAAATATGCAGATACTACCACTTCTCCAGCAGGCAAGAAAATTCCTGGAAAACAACAGTGGAGAAAGGATCTTACGGAGATAATGGTTAACCATCATATACCTTATGTTGCTCAAACAGCAGCTATAGGAAATATGAAGGATCTTTATGAAAAGGCTGAAAAGGCAATATATACAAAAGGTGCTGCATTTATGAATGTTTTAGCTCCATGCCCAAGAGGATGGCAGTATAATACTCCCGATCTTATGGAAATTAACAAGTTGGCAGTTGAAACATGTTTCTGGCCATTATATGAAGTTATCGATGGAAAATATATTATAAGTTACAAGCCTAAGACTAAACTACCTGTAAAAGATTTCTTAAAAGCTCAGGGAAGATTTAAACACTTGTTTAGAGCTGGAAATGAGCATATGCTTGAAGAAATACAGGCAGAAGTAGATAAGAGGTGGGCAGATCTTCTTAAATTGGCAGGAGAAGAGGCTTAA
- a CDS encoding VanW family protein — translation MTNLEVPKKTLKQKNKLVLILLLVICLLFAVTSIYSISTLAYSKSYSGISINNQNVGKMTKDEIYSMLKSNYSDKANNNKITLKYKDTKKEISFTQIEVKYDFEKAVNDVMSVGRKGNIFSRLSEISNIKKSGKAIELSYSYNNDKLKSIIDNFNNETIKNVKEVDLLIEDSKVTIHTGHAGERIDTNDIYKTVDESIKSCSNVDHEVPIITTSPSSINIDDIYNKICTEPIDAKAKLDGNSISIVPHSKGRSIDKAELMSIINEIEKTPDTDRILPVKFVEAKITTSVFKAKLFKDTLASSSTRFSTATAIDANRGVNIKLAASKINGKILLPGQTFSFNEVVGPRTADRGYQIAHVYKGGKIVDDIGGGICQVSTTLYNATLKADLQTVSRKNHMFTVGYVPFGQDAAVSYGATDFKFKNNTSMPIKVQVNITSDNRIAFSLLGTNENPNKTIEISNVQISTTPAPVTYVDDPTMPQGKTVVISKGMTGYVIDTYKIVKIGGEVASKTKIHRSTYTTLAKKVKRGTKKVSQTTTAPAPSATKAPEVVIPASEGTVDAPVADTPVEAPANTPATSADGTV, via the coding sequence ATGACAAACCTAGAAGTACCAAAGAAAACCCTTAAACAAAAAAACAAGTTAGTTCTTATATTACTGTTAGTAATATGTCTATTATTTGCTGTAACTTCAATTTATTCTATTTCCACTTTGGCTTACAGCAAATCTTACAGTGGTATATCTATTAACAATCAAAATGTTGGCAAAATGACTAAAGACGAAATATATTCAATGTTAAAGTCCAACTATTCGGATAAAGCCAATAATAATAAAATAACTCTAAAGTATAAAGATACAAAGAAAGAAATCAGTTTTACTCAAATAGAAGTAAAATATGATTTTGAAAAAGCTGTAAATGATGTTATGAGTGTAGGTAGAAAAGGGAATATTTTTAGCAGGCTGAGCGAAATATCCAATATCAAAAAAAGTGGAAAAGCTATTGAATTAAGTTATTCTTATAATAACGACAAGCTTAAGAGTATCATTGATAATTTCAACAACGAAACAATTAAAAATGTTAAGGAAGTTGACCTGCTTATTGAAGACTCAAAGGTTACTATTCATACAGGCCATGCTGGCGAACGAATTGATACTAACGATATATATAAAACCGTTGATGAATCAATTAAATCATGCTCAAATGTGGATCATGAAGTTCCAATTATAACAACTTCTCCAAGCAGCATCAACATTGATGATATATATAATAAAATATGCACTGAGCCAATAGATGCAAAGGCAAAATTGGACGGAAATAGTATTTCAATAGTTCCTCATTCAAAAGGAAGATCTATTGATAAAGCCGAGTTAATGAGTATTATAAATGAAATTGAGAAAACACCTGATACTGATAGAATTCTTCCAGTTAAGTTTGTTGAAGCTAAAATAACAACATCAGTATTTAAAGCTAAACTTTTTAAAGATACTCTTGCATCGTCAAGTACAAGGTTTTCTACAGCTACTGCAATTGACGCTAATAGAGGTGTTAATATAAAGCTAGCAGCTTCAAAAATAAACGGTAAAATACTATTACCCGGTCAAACATTTTCTTTTAATGAAGTTGTAGGACCTAGAACAGCAGATAGAGGCTATCAAATTGCTCATGTTTATAAGGGCGGTAAAATTGTTGATGATATAGGAGGAGGTATTTGTCAGGTATCTACAACCCTATACAACGCAACACTTAAGGCAGACCTTCAAACAGTATCAAGAAAGAATCACATGTTTACTGTAGGATATGTTCCTTTTGGTCAGGACGCTGCTGTATCTTATGGAGCAACTGATTTCAAGTTTAAAAACAATACCTCAATGCCTATAAAAGTTCAAGTAAACATTACCAGCGACAATCGTATTGCATTTTCTCTTTTGGGTACAAATGAAAATCCTAATAAAACAATAGAAATAAGTAATGTTCAAATAAGTACTACACCAGCTCCAGTTACGTATGTAGATGACCCTACAATGCCTCAGGGAAAAACAGTTGTTATTAGTAAAGGAATGACAGGGTATGTAATTGATACTTATAAAATAGTTAAAATTGGTGGTGAGGTTGCGAGCAAGACAAAAATCCACAGGAGTACCTATACTACTTTGGCCAAAAAGGTAAAAAGAGGTACAAAAAAAGTTTCTCAAACTACAACAGCTCCTGCACCTTCTGCAACCAAAGCTCCTGAAGTAGTTATTCCAGCTTCTGAAGGTACTGTTGACGCTCCAGTTGCTGATACCCCTGTTGAAGCCCCAGCCAATACTCCAGCTACTAGTGCTGATGGAACGGTTTAA
- the gltB gene encoding glutamate synthase large subunit — protein MKNYGLPSKQGLYDPQFEHDACGIGFVVNIKGKKSHEIVEQALTILINLTHRGGSGSESNTGDGAGLLIQIPHKFFTKECSKQGINLPEPGKYGVGMVFLPTDENKRKAMEKYIENIIIEEGQSLLGWRDLNLDDTSLGSVALSAKPFIRQLFIGKSSELETEISFERRLYVIRKRIERYALDNSEYVYFASLSSRTIVYKGMLTSDQVEQFYSELADNDVESALALVHSRYSTNTFPSWERAHPNRYIIHNGEINTLRGNVNWMNARQSLLESQHFGDSIEKILPIINPDGSDSAMFDNCLEFMALSGRSLPHAVMMMIPEPWSNHESMSDEKKAFYEYHSCLMEPWDGPAAIAFTDGSKVGAVLDRNGLRPARYYVTTDDLVILASEVGVLDIPPENIISKERLQPGRMLLIDTTEGRIITDDEIKNTIVSKQPYRSWLNEHLLNLDSLPEAPSVIETNHETVLLRQKAFGYTYEDLNSTLLPMAKDGVDPIGAMGTDIPLAVLSDKPQLLYNYFKQLFAQVTNPPIDAIREDIITSTDTMMGSEGNLINPIPESCRQIKIKNPIIDNHQLEKLRHIDKSGFKSVDLSILYSVSEGGQALENAMEDLFNSADSAIASGANILILSDRGINNNNAAIPALLAVSGLHHHLIKTGTRTSVSIVLESGEPREIHHFCLLIGYGASAINPYLALESIDHMINQGLLVGTDYHTAAHKYLKACKKGVVKVLSKMGISTIQSYQAAQIFEAIGLSEDFINKYFTSTATRIGGLGINEVAEEIKLRHIAAFDERLSEISLDAGGTNKWRADGEYHMYNPETVHKLQIACRSGSYEQFKEFSKLITDQTQKLCTIRGLMDFKVRNPIPLDEVESVESICKRFKSGAMSYGSISQEAHESLAIAMNRIGGKSNTGEGGEDPARFIPDANGDSRCSAIKQVASGRFGVTSNYLVNAKEIQIKMAQGAKPGEGGQLPGRKVYPWIAKVRGSTPGVGLISPPPHHDIYSIEDLAELIHDLKNANRDARINVKLVSEVGVGTIAAGVAKGKADVVLISGYDGGTGASPRTSIKHAGLPWELGLAETHQTLLLNNLRSRIVVETDGKLLTGRDVAIAALLGAEEFGFATAPLIVLGCVMMRVCNLDTCPVGVATQNPELRKKFAGNPDHVVNFFKFIAQELREIMAELGFRTINEMIGRTDVLEASTAINHWKTKGIDISKILYSPETSKDASMYCTQSQDHELEKSLDMAELLTICEPAISAKEKVRAILPIKNTNRVVGTILGSEITKKYGAEGLPEDTISLHFQGSAGQSFGAFVPKGMTLSLEGDTNDYIGKGLSGGKIIVYPPKVSTFKPNENIIIGNVAFYGATSGEAYIRGIGGERFCVRNSGVNAVVEGVGDHGCEYMTGGTVVVLGKTGRNFAAGMSGGICYVLDESGDFDSRCNKEMVGLEKVVDDDEANNLKMMIQKHFDYTNSDVAKGILDNWNSMVGKFVKVMPIDYKRMLQAIKQISDQGITGEDALMAAFNANNKDLARVSGN, from the coding sequence ATGAAGAATTATGGATTACCCTCAAAACAAGGTTTATATGATCCTCAGTTTGAGCATGATGCCTGTGGAATCGGTTTTGTTGTTAATATAAAGGGGAAAAAATCTCATGAGATAGTTGAACAGGCATTAACTATCCTTATAAATCTCACTCATCGTGGTGGAAGTGGTTCAGAATCCAACACAGGTGATGGTGCTGGTTTATTAATCCAGATACCTCATAAGTTCTTTACTAAAGAATGTTCAAAGCAGGGAATTAACCTTCCGGAGCCTGGCAAATACGGAGTTGGAATGGTATTTCTGCCTACTGATGAAAATAAAAGAAAAGCTATGGAAAAATACATTGAAAATATTATTATTGAGGAAGGTCAAAGCCTTTTAGGCTGGAGAGACTTAAACCTTGATGATACATCATTAGGGAGCGTTGCTTTATCAGCAAAACCTTTTATTCGTCAATTGTTTATTGGTAAAAGCTCCGAACTTGAAACAGAAATTTCTTTTGAAAGAAGACTTTATGTTATAAGAAAACGCATTGAAAGGTATGCTCTTGACAACAGTGAATACGTATATTTCGCTAGTCTTTCATCCAGAACTATAGTGTACAAAGGTATGCTTACATCAGATCAGGTTGAACAGTTTTATAGCGAGCTAGCAGATAATGATGTTGAATCTGCTCTTGCACTTGTTCACTCAAGATACAGCACGAATACCTTCCCAAGCTGGGAAAGAGCGCATCCAAACCGTTATATAATTCATAATGGAGAAATTAACACTCTTAGAGGAAATGTAAATTGGATGAACGCAAGACAATCACTTTTGGAATCTCAGCATTTTGGAGATAGTATCGAAAAGATACTTCCAATAATAAATCCAGACGGAAGTGACTCTGCGATGTTTGATAACTGTCTCGAATTTATGGCACTATCAGGGCGTTCTCTCCCACATGCTGTTATGATGATGATACCGGAGCCATGGTCTAATCATGAAAGTATGAGTGACGAAAAGAAGGCTTTCTATGAATACCACAGCTGTCTCATGGAGCCATGGGATGGTCCAGCTGCAATAGCATTTACCGATGGCTCAAAAGTTGGAGCTGTTTTAGACAGGAATGGTCTTCGTCCCGCACGTTACTATGTTACAACAGATGATCTTGTTATATTGGCATCTGAAGTTGGTGTCCTTGACATACCACCAGAAAATATAATCAGCAAGGAACGCTTACAACCTGGAAGAATGCTTCTTATAGACACTACTGAGGGACGAATCATAACTGATGATGAAATAAAGAATACTATTGTATCTAAACAGCCTTACCGTAGCTGGCTTAATGAACATTTATTAAATTTGGACAGTTTACCTGAAGCACCAAGTGTAATAGAGACAAATCATGAAACTGTGCTTTTAAGACAAAAAGCTTTCGGATATACCTATGAGGATCTTAATTCAACTCTACTGCCAATGGCTAAAGATGGAGTGGATCCAATTGGAGCAATGGGTACTGACATACCTTTAGCTGTTTTATCCGATAAGCCACAGTTATTATATAACTATTTTAAGCAACTTTTTGCACAGGTTACCAACCCACCTATTGACGCTATTAGGGAAGATATAATTACAAGCACCGATACAATGATGGGCTCTGAAGGTAATCTAATTAACCCTATACCTGAAAGCTGCAGGCAGATAAAAATTAAAAACCCTATAATAGATAACCATCAGCTTGAAAAGTTGCGCCATATTGATAAATCCGGATTTAAATCGGTTGATTTATCTATACTATATAGTGTGAGCGAAGGCGGTCAAGCTCTCGAAAATGCAATGGAAGATTTATTTAATTCTGCAGATTCTGCCATCGCCAGCGGAGCGAATATATTAATTTTATCCGACAGAGGCATAAACAATAACAACGCGGCAATTCCAGCTTTATTGGCTGTTTCCGGATTACATCATCACCTTATTAAAACAGGCACAAGAACATCTGTCAGTATTGTACTTGAATCCGGAGAGCCAAGAGAAATACACCATTTTTGTCTCCTGATTGGTTATGGGGCATCAGCAATTAATCCATACCTAGCTTTAGAATCGATTGATCATATGATAAACCAGGGTTTACTTGTTGGTACTGACTATCATACCGCCGCTCATAAGTATTTAAAAGCTTGTAAAAAAGGCGTAGTTAAAGTACTTTCAAAAATGGGTATTTCAACTATACAAAGTTATCAGGCTGCCCAAATTTTTGAAGCTATTGGTTTATCAGAAGACTTTATTAATAAATATTTTACTTCAACTGCTACAAGAATAGGCGGATTGGGAATAAATGAAGTGGCTGAGGAAATCAAACTGAGGCACATTGCTGCATTTGATGAACGCTTGTCTGAGATTTCCTTAGATGCCGGAGGAACAAATAAATGGCGTGCAGATGGTGAGTACCATATGTACAACCCTGAAACTGTTCATAAACTACAGATCGCTTGCAGATCTGGAAGCTATGAGCAATTCAAGGAATTTTCAAAATTAATAACAGACCAAACTCAGAAACTTTGTACCATTAGAGGGCTTATGGATTTTAAGGTTCGTAATCCAATACCTTTAGATGAAGTCGAATCTGTAGAGTCAATATGCAAGAGATTTAAAAGCGGAGCTATGTCATATGGTTCAATAAGCCAAGAGGCACATGAGAGCCTTGCTATCGCTATGAACCGCATTGGCGGTAAGAGTAATACAGGTGAAGGCGGCGAAGATCCTGCCAGGTTTATACCTGATGCAAACGGTGATTCCAGATGCAGTGCCATAAAGCAGGTTGCATCCGGAAGATTTGGAGTTACAAGCAACTATCTTGTAAATGCTAAAGAAATTCAAATAAAAATGGCACAGGGAGCAAAACCTGGAGAAGGTGGACAGTTGCCTGGACGTAAGGTTTATCCATGGATTGCTAAGGTTAGGGGTTCAACTCCTGGTGTTGGTTTGATATCTCCACCACCTCACCATGATATATATTCCATTGAAGACCTTGCAGAACTTATACATGACCTTAAAAATGCAAATAGAGATGCTAGAATAAATGTAAAGCTTGTTTCTGAAGTAGGTGTAGGAACAATTGCTGCAGGTGTGGCAAAAGGAAAGGCAGATGTTGTATTGATAAGTGGATATGACGGAGGTACAGGCGCATCTCCACGTACAAGTATAAAGCATGCCGGTCTGCCATGGGAATTAGGTCTAGCTGAGACACATCAGACTTTATTGTTAAACAACTTGAGAAGCCGTATAGTTGTTGAAACTGACGGTAAACTTCTAACAGGAAGAGACGTAGCAATTGCAGCATTGCTAGGTGCGGAAGAATTTGGTTTTGCTACAGCTCCATTAATTGTACTTGGTTGCGTTATGATGAGAGTGTGCAACCTCGATACTTGTCCTGTAGGAGTGGCAACACAAAACCCTGAACTTAGAAAGAAATTTGCTGGAAACCCTGACCATGTTGTAAACTTCTTTAAGTTTATTGCACAGGAACTCCGTGAAATTATGGCAGAACTCGGCTTTAGAACTATAAACGAGATGATAGGTAGAACAGATGTACTTGAAGCCTCTACAGCTATTAACCACTGGAAAACTAAAGGCATAGATATATCAAAAATTTTATATAGTCCGGAAACATCAAAAGATGCAAGCATGTACTGCACACAAAGTCAGGATCATGAGCTTGAAAAATCTCTTGATATGGCTGAACTCTTAACTATATGTGAACCTGCTATATCTGCTAAGGAAAAAGTAAGAGCTATACTTCCTATTAAGAACACTAACCGTGTTGTAGGTACAATACTTGGTAGCGAAATTACCAAAAAATACGGTGCAGAAGGACTGCCAGAAGATACAATCAGCCTTCATTTTCAAGGTTCAGCAGGTCAAAGTTTTGGAGCTTTTGTACCAAAAGGAATGACTTTATCACTTGAAGGCGATACCAATGACTATATAGGTAAAGGTCTGTCAGGGGGCAAAATAATTGTATATCCTCCTAAGGTTTCTACATTTAAGCCTAATGAAAACATTATTATAGGTAATGTTGCCTTCTATGGTGCAACAAGTGGAGAAGCATACATCAGAGGTATAGGTGGAGAAAGATTCTGCGTAAGAAATAGTGGAGTAAATGCTGTTGTCGAAGGTGTAGGAGATCATGGTTGCGAATATATGACAGGAGGAACAGTTGTTGTCCTAGGAAAAACCGGAAGAAACTTTGCAGCTGGTATGTCAGGCGGAATATGTTATGTACTTGACGAAAGTGGTGACTTCGATAGTAGATGTAATAAAGAAATGGTCGGCTTAGAGAAAGTAGTAGATGATGATGAGGCAAATAATTTAAAAATGATGATTCAAAAGCATTTTGACTATACAAACAGTGATGTAGCAAAAGGAATTCTAGATAATTGGAATAGCATGGTTGGTAAATTTGTTAAGGTAATGCCTATAGATTACAAAAGAATGCTTCAAGCAATAAAACAGATTTCCGATCAGGGTATTACTGGTGAAGATGCATTAATGGCAGCCTTTAATGCTAATAACAAAGACCTTGCCCGTGTTAGCGGAAACTAA
- a CDS encoding S-layer homology domain-containing protein yields MKKAVNIIIVFTMLIILITNTSASSNVSVMEQNANSIVKLGIMKGYEDGSLKLDNKIKRSEFITLIVKMMAYDKDTNLDSININFTDLKKKHWAYTNISLALKYKLVTGYPDNTIAPDKDVTYAEALAVVIRALGYEKTLTGKWPNNVVNKGIELGLNKNLSLDANHQLTRGEMSVIVYNALTVNFATN; encoded by the coding sequence ATGAAAAAAGCTGTAAATATTATAATTGTGTTCACTATGTTGATTATTTTAATCACAAATACAAGCGCTTCCTCTAATGTTTCTGTAATGGAACAAAATGCAAATTCTATTGTCAAGCTTGGGATTATGAAAGGATACGAAGACGGATCTCTTAAACTTGATAATAAAATTAAAAGAAGTGAATTTATTACTTTGATCGTAAAAATGATGGCATACGACAAAGATACCAATCTAGACAGCATAAACATCAACTTTACAGATCTAAAGAAAAAGCATTGGGCCTATACTAATATTAGCCTTGCACTAAAATATAAGCTTGTTACAGGATATCCGGATAACACTATTGCACCAGATAAAGATGTTACTTATGCAGAAGCATTGGCGGTGGTTATAAGGGCCTTAGGGTATGAGAAAACTTTAACTGGAAAGTGGCCTAACAATGTAGTTAACAAAGGCATTGAGCTTGGACTTAATAAAAATCTTTCATTAGACGCCAACCACCAATTAACACGTGGGGAAATGTCCGTAATTGTTTATAATGCATTGACAGTAAACTTTGCAACTAACTGA
- a CDS encoding 2-oxoacid:acceptor oxidoreductase family protein, with amino-acid sequence MGKVVEIRWHGRGGQGAKTASLLLADAAFNTGKFIQGFPEYGPERMGAPITAYNRISDEKLTIHSNIYEPDYVVVVDDTLITSVDVTAGLKEDGAIIVNTTKSPEELKPLLKGYKGKVCTIDARTISIDTLGKYFPNTPMLGAVVKVSRVMNEQEFLKDMVDSFKHKFAKKPEVVEGNIKALERSMQEVKGL; translated from the coding sequence ATGGGCAAGGTTGTTGAAATAAGATGGCATGGGCGTGGTGGACAAGGTGCTAAAACTGCATCATTGTTGCTTGCTGATGCTGCATTTAATACCGGGAAATTTATACAAGGATTTCCTGAGTATGGTCCAGAAAGAATGGGAGCACCAATTACAGCTTACAACAGAATTAGCGATGAAAAGCTTACAATTCATAGCAATATTTATGAACCTGATTATGTTGTTGTTGTGGATGACACATTAATTACGTCAGTTGATGTAACTGCAGGATTAAAAGAGGACGGAGCAATTATTGTCAACACTACAAAGTCTCCTGAAGAATTAAAACCATTGTTAAAGGGGTATAAAGGGAAGGTATGTACTATAGATGCCAGAACAATTTCTATTGATACTCTTGGGAAATATTTCCCTAATACCCCAATGCTAGGTGCAGTAGTTAAAGTTAGCAGAGTTATGAATGAACAGGAATTTTTAAAGGATATGGTTGATTCATTTAAACATAAATTTGCAAAGAAGCCTGAAGTTGTTGAAGGCAATATTAAGGCTCTTGAAAGGTCCATGCAGGAGGTGAAGGGTCTATGA
- the porA gene encoding 2-ketoisovalerate ferredoxin oxidoreductase subunit alpha, whose product MSIRERMSGNEAMAVAMKQINPDVVAAFPITPSTEVPQYFSTYVADGVVDTEFVAVESEHSAMSACVGAQAAGGRAMTATSANGLALMWEVLYIAAASRLPIVMACVNRTLSGPLNIHNDHSDSMGARDSGWIQIYSENNQEAYDNMLMAHRIGEHQDVVLPVMVCQDGFITSHAIENIELLEDDKVKAFVGEYKPEMYLLNKENPIAVGPLDHFTHCFEHKRQQAQAMMNAKKVILEVSEEFYKLTGRKYELFEEYNADGADVAIVVLNSTAGTAKYVADKYKAQGKKVAVIKPRVYRPFPVDEIAAALAKYKAIAIMDKADSFNAAGGPLFTDVTSAMYAKGVLSPKVINFIYGLGGRDVKSNDIETIVNKLFEISSTGKVDSVYNYLGVRE is encoded by the coding sequence ATGTCAATAAGAGAAAGAATGAGTGGTAACGAAGCTATGGCTGTTGCCATGAAGCAAATAAATCCAGATGTTGTTGCTGCATTCCCAATTACTCCTTCAACAGAAGTTCCTCAATATTTTTCAACTTATGTTGCAGATGGTGTTGTTGATACCGAATTTGTAGCAGTAGAATCAGAACATAGTGCAATGTCTGCTTGTGTGGGTGCACAGGCGGCAGGTGGAAGGGCAATGACAGCTACATCAGCAAATGGACTTGCTCTAATGTGGGAAGTGCTTTACATTGCAGCAGCTTCAAGGCTTCCAATAGTAATGGCATGCGTAAATAGAACTTTATCCGGTCCTTTAAATATTCATAATGACCATAGTGATTCCATGGGTGCGAGAGATTCAGGTTGGATTCAGATATATTCGGAAAACAATCAGGAAGCTTATGACAATATGCTAATGGCTCATAGAATAGGAGAACATCAGGATGTAGTACTTCCAGTAATGGTTTGTCAGGATGGATTTATTACTTCTCATGCGATAGAAAACATTGAACTGCTTGAAGACGATAAGGTTAAGGCTTTTGTTGGCGAGTACAAGCCGGAAATGTATTTGTTGAATAAAGAAAATCCTATAGCTGTAGGTCCTTTGGATCACTTTACTCATTGCTTTGAACACAAGAGACAGCAAGCTCAGGCAATGATGAATGCTAAAAAGGTTATTCTTGAAGTGTCAGAAGAATTTTATAAGTTGACAGGCAGAAAGTATGAATTATTTGAAGAGTATAATGCAGATGGAGCAGATGTGGCAATTGTTGTATTAAACTCTACAGCGGGTACTGCTAAATATGTAGCCGATAAGTATAAAGCACAGGGAAAAAAAGTTGCTGTAATTAAGCCAAGAGTATACAGACCTTTCCCTGTTGATGAAATAGCTGCTGCATTAGCAAAGTACAAAGCCATAGCTATAATGGACAAGGCTGATAGCTTTAATGCTGCTGGAGGTCCGTTGTTTACTGATGTAACAAGTGCGATGTATGCTAAAGGGGTTCTATCACCAAAAGTAATTAATTTCATCTACGGATTAGGTGGAAGAGATGTTAAGTCAAATGATATAGAAACCATTGTTAACAAATTATTTGAAATTTCTAGCACAGGTAAAGTAGACTCGGTTTACAACTACCTTGGCGTAAGAGAATAG
- a CDS encoding DUF2508 family protein: MNLNIQKYQRSKVQRNGIFQKILNSLNIKENSELEKYEVNDIQNLIDNITKAKKDWIKANADFDYAVEDDMIDYHTYKIKAYQARYEYLLKIAKEKGIRLEI, encoded by the coding sequence ATGAATTTGAATATTCAAAAGTATCAAAGATCGAAAGTACAAAGAAACGGCATATTTCAAAAAATATTGAATTCGCTCAATATAAAAGAAAACAGTGAATTAGAAAAGTACGAAGTCAATGATATTCAAAACCTTATAGATAACATAACGAAAGCAAAGAAGGATTGGATAAAAGCAAACGCTGATTTTGATTATGCTGTTGAGGATGATATGATTGATTATCATACATATAAAATAAAGGCTTATCAGGCAAGATATGAATATCTATTAAAAATAGCAAAGGAAAAAGGAATAAGATTAGAGATATAA
- a CDS encoding pro-sigmaK processing inhibitor BofA family protein, which yields MIGYSTIFSYIIGIILLYFFGRMFVGPMKVIVKLICSTILGGVAILVINFIGGIFNFNIALNPVSAFMIGTLGIPGVGLIVALNSILNI from the coding sequence ATGATAGGATATAGCACAATTTTTTCCTATATAATAGGAATTATACTGTTGTATTTTTTCGGAAGAATGTTTGTTGGTCCTATGAAGGTTATTGTTAAATTGATATGTAGCACTATACTTGGTGGGGTAGCAATCTTAGTTATAAATTTTATTGGCGGAATCTTTAATTTTAATATAGCGTTAAATCCTGTTTCAGCATTTATGATAGGAACACTTGGTATACCAGGGGTTGGTTTAATTGTTGCACTAAATAGTATTTTAAATATATAA